The following are encoded in a window of Dioscorea cayenensis subsp. rotundata cultivar TDr96_F1 chromosome 16, TDr96_F1_v2_PseudoChromosome.rev07_lg8_w22 25.fasta, whole genome shotgun sequence genomic DNA:
- the LOC120279622 gene encoding LOW QUALITY PROTEIN: UDP-glycosyltransferase 73C6-like (The sequence of the model RefSeq protein was modified relative to this genomic sequence to represent the inferred CDS: deleted 1 base in 1 codon) translates to MTNQTVIPLSQNSGNVPNPHFVLVPLMAQGHMIPMIDMARLIASRGVHVTFVTTPINAARNTTSINSMHGSGLPIHFLTLPFPGTEAGLPEGCENLDTLPSRALIKNFLDACRLLKDPLINHLKAQSHLPPPSLIITDLSHPWTREVSKELSIPRLFFNGFGCFALLCSFNIRQHKIHETITDENELFVIPGMPDRIELTRAAGPWVFLPKNWRSTRREVREAEIDADGVVVNSFDELESPYCEWYQKTTGKKAWMIGPLSLSNKNVADVAARGNKAAIDESLCMSWLDSMKPSSVLYVSFGSMARTKVDQLVELGLALEASEKPFVWVIKAGEKMAEVEKWLSEGFEERTRSRGLIIRGWAPQVMILSHQAVGGFMTHCGWNSTLEGVTAGVPMITWPHFAEQFINEKLIVQVLKIGVSVGVKHPTKWGDDNGDAVLLEKERVEKAVATLMAEGEEAEEAEEMRKRAKVLGEMAGRAMEEGGSSYQNLSNLIQCFNGADHGQVGDKKNALFA, encoded by the exons ATGACAAACCAAACAGTCATCCCACTTAGCCAAAATTCCGGCAATGTTCCCAACCCCCACTTTGTTCTAGTGCCGTTAATGGCGCAAGGCCACATGATCCCCATGATCGACATGGCTCGGCTCATCGCCAGCAGAGGCGTGCATGTCACCTTCGTCACCACCCCTATCAACGCTGCACGCAACACCACCTCCATAAACTCCATGCATGGCTCTGGTCTCCCTATCCATTTCCTCACCCTCCCATTCCCAGGCACTGAAGCTGGGCTCCCTGAAGGTTGTGAAAACCTTGACACTCTGCCATCCAGGGCCCTTATCAAGAACTTCCTAGATGCATGCCGTTTGCTCAAAGACCCTCTCATTAACCATCTCAAAGCTCAGAGTCATCTTCCTCCTCCAAGCCTCATCATCACTGACCTCTCTCATCCTTGGACTAGAGAGGTTTCCAAGGAGCTATCCATTCCAAGGCtcttttttaatggttttggcTGCTTTGCTCTTCTTTGTTCGTTCAACATACGTCAGCATAAGATTCATGAGACCATTACCGATGAGAATGAGCTGTTTGTCATCCCTGGAATGCCAGACAGGATAGAGTTGACACGTGCAGCAGGCCCCTGGGTTTTTCTACCAAAGAATTGGAGAAGTACACGCAGGGAGGTAAGAGAAGCTGAGATTGATGCTGATGGCGTGGTGGTGAATAGCTTTGATGAGTTAGAGAGCCCGTACTGTGAATGGTACCAG AAAACAACTGGAAAGAAGGCTTGGATGATTGGTCCTCTGTCACTGTCTAACAAGAATGTAGCTGATGTGGCAGCCAGAGGGAACAAGGCAGCCATTGATGAAAGCTTGTGTATGAGCTGGCTTGACTCCATGAAACCAAGCTCAGTTCTTTACGTGAGCTTTGGTAGCATGGCACGCACAAAGGTTGATCAACTTGTGGAGTTGGGACTCGCACTTGAAGCTTCAGAGAAGCCTTTTGTATGGGTGATAAAAGCTGGGGAAAAGATGGCAGAGGTGGAGAAGTGGTTATCTGAAGGTTTTGAAGAGAGAACAAGATCAAGAGGCTTGATCATAAGAGGATGGGCTCCTCAGGTGATGATCTTATCACACCAAGCAGTTGGAGGGTTCATGACTCACTGTGGATGGAATTCCACTCTTGAAGGTGTGACTGCAGGTGTGCCAATGATCACATGGCCTCATTTTGCTGAACAGTTTATTAATGAGAAGTTGATTGTTCAAGTGCTGAAGATTGGAGTGTCAGTGGGAGTGAAGCATCCCACAAAGTGGGGTGATGATAATGGGGATGCAGTGCTGCTTGAGaaggagagggttgagaaggcaGTAGCGACGTTGATGGCTGAAGGAGAGGAAGCAGAGGAAGCAGAGGAGATGAGGAAGAGAGCAAAGGTGTTGGGAGAGATGGCTGGCAGGGCAATGGAAGAAGGTGGTTCTTCTTATCAGAATTTGAGCAACTTGATACAGTGCTTCAATGGTGCTGATCATGGTCAAGTGGGGGACAAGAAGAATGCACTTTTTGCATag
- the LOC120279161 gene encoding UDP-glycosyltransferase 73C1-like — translation MTKQTTIISDSNNNTAPPPPPPPPHVVLVPLMAQGHIIPMLDMARLLAERGTRVTFITTPVNTSRIKPIIVRVHESNLPIDFIEAPFPLHRSWPTPRLSLQLLALPLEQRLKNLVPRPTCMINDMFNPWTANVARSLNIRRLVFHGPSCIHIYCSHVFHLHKIYETVTDEFEEIAVPGLTDYDDVVEETADGVVINTFDDVEPMFVEAYKKVVGKDVWTVGPLCLYDKDDDFSARIVRGNKAAVDQEKLLCWLDSMEENSVLYISFGSLIRMNVGQILEIGSGLEASEVPFIWVIKDAEKCPKVEEWLEGHCGWNSTLEAASNGVPMITWPQFGDQFLNERLVVEFLRIGIAIGVKKPVFNYGEDEIPVRRDDVERAVRSLMNDGEVAEERRIRAREIKEKAIKAMEGGGSSYENITKLVEYMKQEPRKVVQRTKA, via the exons ATGACCAAACAAACAACCATCATCAGTGACTCCAACAACAACactgctcctcctcctcctcctcctcctcctcatgtTGTTCTAGTTCCATTAATGGCACAAGGACACATAATCCCCATGCTTGACATGGCACGGTTACTGGCCGAGCGTGGCACCCGCGTCACCTTCATCACAACCCCAGTGAACACGTCGCGCATAAAACCCATCATAGTCCGAGTGCACGAGTCCAACCTCCCTATAGACTTCATCGAGGCTCCCTTTCCCCTGCACCGAAGCTGGCCTACCCCCCGGCT CTCACTCCAACTTCTCGCCCTCCCTCTCGAGCAACGCCTCAAAAATCTCGTCCCCCGCCCCACCTGCATGATCAACGACATGTTCAACCCGTGGACGGCTAACGTCGCACGTTCACTCAACATTCGTCGCCTCGTCTTTCATGGCCCTTCTTGCATTCACATCTATTGTAGTCATGTTTTTCATCTGCATAAGATTTATGAGACCGTTACTGATGAGTTTGAAGAAATTGCTGTGCCTGGTTTGACTGATTATGATGATGTTGTTG AGGAGACGGCTGATGGGGTGGTCATCAACACTTTCGATGATGTCGAGCCTATGTTTGTGGAGGCTTATAAGAAGGTGGTTGGAAAGGATGTTTGGACTGTTGGGCCATTGTGTTTATATGATAAGGATGATGATTTTAGTGCTAGGATTGTGAGAGGGAACAAGGCTGCAGTGGATCAAGAGAAGTTGTTATGTTGGCTTGATTCTATGGAAGAAAATTCTGTGCTTTATATCAGTTTTGGGAGTTTGATTCGGATGAATGTCGGGCAGATATTGGAGATTGGGTCAGGACTTGAGGCTTCTGAAGTTCCTTTCATCTGGGTTATTAAGGATGCAGAGAAGTGTCCGAAGGTTGAGGAGTGGTTGGAAGG TCATTGTGGATGGAACTCAACGTTGGAGGCAGCGTCAAATGGTGTGCCAATGATCACTTGGCCGCAGTTTGGAGACCAGTTCTTGAATGAGAGGTTGGTTGTGGAGTTCCTGAGGATTGGGATTGCTATTGGAGTGAAGAAACCAGTGTTTAATTATGGTGAGGATGAGATTCCGGTAAGGAGGGATGATGTGGAGAGGGCTGTGAGGAGTTTGATGAATGATGGAGAGGTGGCTGAGGAGAGGAGGATAAGGGCTAGAGAGATTAAGGAGAAGGCCATTAAGGCTATGGAAGGAGGAGGTTCTTCTTATGAGAATATAACCAAGCTCGTTGAGTACATGAAACAGGAACCTCGCAAGGTTGTACAAAGAACTAAAGCTTAA